One stretch of Ooceraea biroi isolate clonal line C1 chromosome 4, Obir_v5.4, whole genome shotgun sequence DNA includes these proteins:
- the LOC105282785 gene encoding ciliogenesis-associated TTC17-interacting protein isoform X1 translates to MSKPPRNVIFAFLSLFIRVDDACRTALCFRETLIIGVKNGSGTNGTKQVGGYCIQVESVGPEGREFLVHVHSSMTVDGYFSGTKLISSMTEKLQCLEEKHTEFLYKENGLHEKSLIVGLQENAYHVEITRTCPFDVSPLTESKDLKLCQYKSLISEGVGVLLMRYLAITNFDGTLRFQNIAIDGEIIVSDYICTALRDIELRGHHQKVYTVERKIYKDDSLTQQVKIYLTPEGRILIHDWLDVPYVVQNNPLLQNLADAGTNGQVPMREQWMQDIQMVSKYLDAKSCNTAHYTDYLVDHPEIKQLITDYVQSLLVGNQLNHWIKFVPNLLRQLSRDESDITCGLCGVCIKCKIVSQFDKTLSD, encoded by the exons ATGAGCAAACCACCTAGGAATGTAATATTCGCATTCTTATCTCTCTTTATCCGCGTAGATGATGCGTGCAGGACAGCTCTGTGCTTCAGGGAAACATTGATCATCGGTGTAAAGAATGGCTCCGGTACGAACGGTACCAAGCAAGTAGGTGGATACTGCATTCAAGTGGAATCCGTCGGTCCTGAAGGCCGCGAGTTTCTGGTGCACGTGCACTCTTCGATGACCGTTGATGGCTATTTCAGCGGCACGAAGCTCATCAGCTCGATGACGGAGAAATTGCAGTGCCTGGAAGAAAAACACACCGA GTTTCTTTACAAGGAGAATGGGCTACATGAAAAGTCATTGATCGTTGGCCTTCAAGAGAACGCGTATCACGTCGAGATTACACGCACTTGCCCTTTTGACGTGTCACCATTGACGGAGAGCAAAGACCTGAAGCTTTGCCAATACAAGAGCCTGATTAGCGAAGGCGTGGGTGTACTACTGATGCGATATCTCGCCATAACAAATTTCGATGGCACTctgcgttttcagaatattgcGATAGACGGAGAAATAATTGTCAGCGATTAC ATCTGTACCGCGTTACGAGATATAGAACTACGCGGTCATCATCAGAAAGTATACACCGTCGAGCgaaaaatttacaaagatGATAGCCTCACGCAACAggtcaaaatttatttgaccCCGGAAGGAAGAATACTCATACACGACTGGTTGGATGTACCTTACGTAGTACAAAACAATCCATTGCTGCAGAATCTGGCAGACGCAGGCACAAATGGGCAAGTTCCAATGAGAGAACAATGGATGCAAGATATCCAGATGGTTTCCAAGTATTTGGATGCAAAG TCTTGTAACACGGCTCACTACACGGATTATCTGGTGGACCATCCCGAGATAAAGCAACTGATTACGGATTACGTGCAGAGCCTCCTCGTCGGTAATCAACTCAATCACTGGATAAAGTTCGTGCCGAATCTACTTCGACAG CTATCAAGGGATGAATCTGATATTACCTGCGGCCTTTGCGGAGTCtgtataaaatgcaaaattgtatCACAATTTGACAAGACCTTGTCCGACTGA
- the LOC105282785 gene encoding ciliogenesis-associated TTC17-interacting protein isoform X2, translating to MTVDGYFSGTKLISSMTEKLQCLEEKHTEFLYKENGLHEKSLIVGLQENAYHVEITRTCPFDVSPLTESKDLKLCQYKSLISEGVGVLLMRYLAITNFDGTLRFQNIAIDGEIIVSDYICTALRDIELRGHHQKVYTVERKIYKDDSLTQQVKIYLTPEGRILIHDWLDVPYVVQNNPLLQNLADAGTNGQVPMREQWMQDIQMVSKYLDAKSCNTAHYTDYLVDHPEIKQLITDYVQSLLVGNQLNHWIKFVPNLLRQLSRDESDITCGLCGVCIKCKIVSQFDKTLSD from the exons ATGACCGTTGATGGCTATTTCAGCGGCACGAAGCTCATCAGCTCGATGACGGAGAAATTGCAGTGCCTGGAAGAAAAACACACCGA GTTTCTTTACAAGGAGAATGGGCTACATGAAAAGTCATTGATCGTTGGCCTTCAAGAGAACGCGTATCACGTCGAGATTACACGCACTTGCCCTTTTGACGTGTCACCATTGACGGAGAGCAAAGACCTGAAGCTTTGCCAATACAAGAGCCTGATTAGCGAAGGCGTGGGTGTACTACTGATGCGATATCTCGCCATAACAAATTTCGATGGCACTctgcgttttcagaatattgcGATAGACGGAGAAATAATTGTCAGCGATTAC ATCTGTACCGCGTTACGAGATATAGAACTACGCGGTCATCATCAGAAAGTATACACCGTCGAGCgaaaaatttacaaagatGATAGCCTCACGCAACAggtcaaaatttatttgaccCCGGAAGGAAGAATACTCATACACGACTGGTTGGATGTACCTTACGTAGTACAAAACAATCCATTGCTGCAGAATCTGGCAGACGCAGGCACAAATGGGCAAGTTCCAATGAGAGAACAATGGATGCAAGATATCCAGATGGTTTCCAAGTATTTGGATGCAAAG TCTTGTAACACGGCTCACTACACGGATTATCTGGTGGACCATCCCGAGATAAAGCAACTGATTACGGATTACGTGCAGAGCCTCCTCGTCGGTAATCAACTCAATCACTGGATAAAGTTCGTGCCGAATCTACTTCGACAG CTATCAAGGGATGAATCTGATATTACCTGCGGCCTTTGCGGAGTCtgtataaaatgcaaaattgtatCACAATTTGACAAGACCTTGTCCGACTGA
- the LOC105282794 gene encoding vacuolar protein sorting-associated protein 41 homolog isoform X1, with protein sequence MESTSSKEEQSNQEDSDSSEIDEIEPRLKYVRIRNDLEHILQNDAASCIAVHPKFLCLGSHWGMIHLLDHQGNNVKSKTLQAHTVAVNEISIDDNGDFIASCSDDGKVFIYGLYSTENNHNISMGRLVKSIAIDPNYYKSGSGRRFITGDDKLVLYEKTFLARMKPTVLCEAEGGVKSIAWSGRFIAWASDTGVRVYDLDTRCSLGLIKWSHTTDASPEHYRCNLQWSDEKTLLIGWVDIVRICHIRKRTTQEMINRDLPEFVVDPVSTFQVDFYISGIAPLGNELVLLGCLKEPDEEGKNQRPTLHVVEPKYQDFSLVCANSLTLRGYKEYGCNDYHLDCLKEENRFFIVSPKDIVVASLYDIDDRIEWLLSHGKFEQALEAVTSSSGKDCKRHTMLNVGRIYLDHLLACEQYDEAGKLCLKILGRDKKLWEEEVYKFARVHQLRSISSYLPRGDVTLDPLIYEMVLYEYLKMNPDGFLQLVKEWSPSLYTVAAVVNGVLEHLLVHNSRQNVLLEALAILYIHDGKYDKALAMYMKLRHKDVFQLIQKYQLYSSVYDMIEGLMDLDTERAIQFFLEKDRVPTEVVVQKLEHNHRYLYLYLDALDKRDTKDSKGKYHGLLVRLYADYSRDKLLPLLRRSDNYPIQQALDICSQRRFYPEMVYLLGRIGNTSEALALMTRELNDMESAIAFCQEHDDEELWNDLVNYSLDKPAAITFLLQKIGTYVDPRLMVQRIEPTLEIPGLKKALVKMMCDYNLQVSVQEGCKKILSNDYFNLHERLVRCHEKGIFVDDDQMCGACHRKIIVREPRNMIVFYCKHCFHEDCLPNFELIENCVICNTQKEMTPGRK encoded by the exons ATGGAAAGCACATCCAGCAAA GAGGAGCAGAGTAATCAAGAAGACTCGGATTCTTCAGAAATCGACGAGATAGAGCCTAGACTGAAGTACGTGAGGATACGCAATGACCTGGAACACATTCTACAGAATGATGCAGCTAGCTGCATCGCTGTGCACCCAAAG TTTCTCTGTCTGGGATCACACTGGGGAATGATTCATCTTCTAGACCATCAGGGAAACAATGTGAAATCTAAAACACTGCAGGCACATACGGTGGCAGTCAATGAAATTTCCATAGATGACAATGGTGACTTTATCGCTTCGTGCAGCGATGATGGAAAGGTTTTTATCTATGGACTGTACAGTACAGAGAATAATCACAATATAAGCATGGGCAGGCTAGTTAAGAGTATAGCGATTGATCCAAATTATTACAAGAGTGGTAGCGGTAGAAGATTCATTACAG GCGATGACAAGCTAGTGCTCTACGAGAAGACCTTCCTAGCCAGGATGAAGCCAACGGTACTCTGCGAGGCTGAGGGTGGAGTGAAGTCTATTGCATGGTCTGGTCGCTTCATAGCGTGGGCCTCCGACACTGGTGTGAGAGTCTATGACCTCGACACTAGGTGTTCGCTGGGACTCATTAAGTGGTCCCATACCACAGA CGCGTCGCCGGAGCACTACAGATGCAATCTGCAATGGTCGGATGAGAAGACGCTGCTAATTGGATGGGTGGATATCGTGCGCATTTGTCATATTAGGAAACGTACCACGCAGGAGATGATCAATCGAGATTTGCCCGAATTTGTAGTTGACCCAG TGTCAACGTTCCAagtagatttttatatatccgGTATAGCGCCACTGGGGAACGAACTGGTATTACTAGGATGCTTGAAGGAGCCAGACGAAGAGGGAAAGAACCAACGACCGACGCTGCACGTGGTTGAACCGAAATATCAAGATTTTTCTCTGGTGTGTGCAAACTCGCTTACCTTACGTGGTTACAAGGAGTACGGTTGCAACGATTATCATTTGGATtgtttaaaagaagaaaacag attttttattgtaaGTCCAAAGGATATTGTAGTAGCCAGTTTGTACGACATAGACGACAGAATTGAATGGCTGTTGAGCCATGGCAAGTTCGAGCAAGCCCTGGAAGCGGTAACGTCGAGCAGCGGCAAGGATTGCAAGAGACACACCATGCTAAATGTGGGTCGCATTTATTTGGATCACTTGCTGGCATGCGAGCAATACGATGAGGCTGGAAAGCTCTGTCTCAAAATCTTGGGacgagataaaaaattatgggAGGAGGAG GTTTACAAATTCGCCAGAGTGCATCAGCTGCGATCAATCTCATCTTACTTGCCTCGCGGTGATGTCACTCTCGACCCACTGATCTACGAGATGGTACTGTACGAGTACCTAAAGATGAACCCCGACGGTTTCCTGCAGCTAGTCAAAGAGTGGTCCCCGAGTTTATACACGGTGGCAGCAGTAGTTAATGGAGTATTGGAACATTTACTGGTTCACAATTCGCGACAGAACGTATTGTTGGAAGCTTTAGCCATTTTATACATTCACGACGGCAAGTACGACAAAGCCCTCGCTATGTACATGAAGCTGCGACACAAAGACGTTTTCCAGCTGATCCAAAAGTACCAGCTGTACAGCTCGGTGTACGATATGATCGAAGGCCTGATGGATCTGGATACTGAACGTGCCATACAATTCTTCCTGGAGAAAGACAGAGTGCCCACTGAAGTCGTTGTACAAAAACTAGAACATAATCATCGTTATTTATATCTG TATCTGGACGCCTTAGATAAGAGGGATACGAAGGATTCGAAGGGCAAGTATCATGGCCTGCTGGTGCGACTGTATGCCGATTATTCGAGGGACAAATTGCTACCGCTTCTTCGTCGTTCCGATAATTATCCGATACAACAGGCTCTAGATATCTGCAGTCAACGCCGGTTTTACCCGGAAATGGTGTATTTGTTGGGTAGAATCGGAAATACCTCGGAGGCCCTGGCGCTCATGACGAGGGAACTTAACGACATGGAGAGCGCGATCGCGTTCTGTCAGGAACACGACGACGAAGAGCTGTGGAACGATCTAGTTAATTACTCGCTTGACAAACCTG CGGCAATTACATTCCTCCTACAAAAGATCGGCACCTACGTCGATCCACGGCTCATGGTACAGAGGATAGAACCCACCTTGGAAATTCCGGGGTTGAAGAAAGCGTTGGTCAAGATGATGTGCGACTACAATCTGCAAGTGTCCGTGCAGGAGGGTTGCAAGAAGATACTGTCCAATGATTATTTCAATCTGCACGAACGACTCGTTCGTTGTCACGAGAAAGGCATATTTGTCGATG ATGATCAGATGTGCGGGGCTTGTCATAGAAAGATAATTGTAAGAG AGCCACGGAACATgattgtattttattgtaaacaCTGTTTCCACGAGGATTGTCTACCCAACTTCGAACTGatc GAAAATTGTGTAATATGCAACACGCAGAAGGAGATGACGCCTGGCAGAAAATGA
- the LOC105282794 gene encoding vacuolar protein sorting-associated protein 41 homolog isoform X2, with protein sequence MESTSSKEEQSNQEDSDSSEIDEIEPRLKYVRIRNDLEHILQNDAASCIAVHPKFLCLGSHWGMIHLLDHQGNNVKSKTLQAHTVAVNEISIDDNGDFIASCSDDGKVFIYGLYSTENNHNISMGRLVKSIAIDPNYYKSGSGRRFITGDDKLVLYEKTFLARMKPTVLCEAEGGVKSIAWSGRFIAWASDTGVRVYDLDTRCSLGLIKWSHTTDASPEHYRCNLQWSDEKTLLIGWVDIVRICHIRKRTTQEMINRDLPEFVVDPVSTFQVDFYISGIAPLGNELVLLGCLKEPDEEGKNQRPTLHVVEPKYQDFSLVCANSLTLRGYKEYGCNDYHLDCLKEENRFFIVSPKDIVVASLYDIDDRIEWLLSHGKFEQALEAVTSSSGKDCKRHTMLNVGRIYLDHLLACEQYDEAGKLCLKILGRDKKLWEEEVYKFARVHQLRSISSYLPRGDVTLDPLIYEMVLYEYLKMNPDGFLQLVKEWSPSLYTVAAVVNGVLEHLLVHNSRQNVLLEALAILYIHDGKYDKALAMYMKLRHKDVFQLIQKYQLYSSVYDMIEGLMDLDTERAIQFFLEKDRVPTEVVVQKLEHNHRYLYLYLDALDKRDTKDSKGKYHGLLVRLYADYSRDKLLPLLRRSDNYPIQQALDICSQRRFYPEMVYLLGRIGNTSEALALMTRELNDMESAIAFCQEHDDEELWNDLVNYSLDKPAAITFLLQKIGTYVDPRLMVQRIEPTLEIPGLKKALVKMMCDYNLQVSVQEGCKKILSNDYFNLHERLVRCHEKGIFVDDDQMCGACHRKIISHGT encoded by the exons ATGGAAAGCACATCCAGCAAA GAGGAGCAGAGTAATCAAGAAGACTCGGATTCTTCAGAAATCGACGAGATAGAGCCTAGACTGAAGTACGTGAGGATACGCAATGACCTGGAACACATTCTACAGAATGATGCAGCTAGCTGCATCGCTGTGCACCCAAAG TTTCTCTGTCTGGGATCACACTGGGGAATGATTCATCTTCTAGACCATCAGGGAAACAATGTGAAATCTAAAACACTGCAGGCACATACGGTGGCAGTCAATGAAATTTCCATAGATGACAATGGTGACTTTATCGCTTCGTGCAGCGATGATGGAAAGGTTTTTATCTATGGACTGTACAGTACAGAGAATAATCACAATATAAGCATGGGCAGGCTAGTTAAGAGTATAGCGATTGATCCAAATTATTACAAGAGTGGTAGCGGTAGAAGATTCATTACAG GCGATGACAAGCTAGTGCTCTACGAGAAGACCTTCCTAGCCAGGATGAAGCCAACGGTACTCTGCGAGGCTGAGGGTGGAGTGAAGTCTATTGCATGGTCTGGTCGCTTCATAGCGTGGGCCTCCGACACTGGTGTGAGAGTCTATGACCTCGACACTAGGTGTTCGCTGGGACTCATTAAGTGGTCCCATACCACAGA CGCGTCGCCGGAGCACTACAGATGCAATCTGCAATGGTCGGATGAGAAGACGCTGCTAATTGGATGGGTGGATATCGTGCGCATTTGTCATATTAGGAAACGTACCACGCAGGAGATGATCAATCGAGATTTGCCCGAATTTGTAGTTGACCCAG TGTCAACGTTCCAagtagatttttatatatccgGTATAGCGCCACTGGGGAACGAACTGGTATTACTAGGATGCTTGAAGGAGCCAGACGAAGAGGGAAAGAACCAACGACCGACGCTGCACGTGGTTGAACCGAAATATCAAGATTTTTCTCTGGTGTGTGCAAACTCGCTTACCTTACGTGGTTACAAGGAGTACGGTTGCAACGATTATCATTTGGATtgtttaaaagaagaaaacag attttttattgtaaGTCCAAAGGATATTGTAGTAGCCAGTTTGTACGACATAGACGACAGAATTGAATGGCTGTTGAGCCATGGCAAGTTCGAGCAAGCCCTGGAAGCGGTAACGTCGAGCAGCGGCAAGGATTGCAAGAGACACACCATGCTAAATGTGGGTCGCATTTATTTGGATCACTTGCTGGCATGCGAGCAATACGATGAGGCTGGAAAGCTCTGTCTCAAAATCTTGGGacgagataaaaaattatgggAGGAGGAG GTTTACAAATTCGCCAGAGTGCATCAGCTGCGATCAATCTCATCTTACTTGCCTCGCGGTGATGTCACTCTCGACCCACTGATCTACGAGATGGTACTGTACGAGTACCTAAAGATGAACCCCGACGGTTTCCTGCAGCTAGTCAAAGAGTGGTCCCCGAGTTTATACACGGTGGCAGCAGTAGTTAATGGAGTATTGGAACATTTACTGGTTCACAATTCGCGACAGAACGTATTGTTGGAAGCTTTAGCCATTTTATACATTCACGACGGCAAGTACGACAAAGCCCTCGCTATGTACATGAAGCTGCGACACAAAGACGTTTTCCAGCTGATCCAAAAGTACCAGCTGTACAGCTCGGTGTACGATATGATCGAAGGCCTGATGGATCTGGATACTGAACGTGCCATACAATTCTTCCTGGAGAAAGACAGAGTGCCCACTGAAGTCGTTGTACAAAAACTAGAACATAATCATCGTTATTTATATCTG TATCTGGACGCCTTAGATAAGAGGGATACGAAGGATTCGAAGGGCAAGTATCATGGCCTGCTGGTGCGACTGTATGCCGATTATTCGAGGGACAAATTGCTACCGCTTCTTCGTCGTTCCGATAATTATCCGATACAACAGGCTCTAGATATCTGCAGTCAACGCCGGTTTTACCCGGAAATGGTGTATTTGTTGGGTAGAATCGGAAATACCTCGGAGGCCCTGGCGCTCATGACGAGGGAACTTAACGACATGGAGAGCGCGATCGCGTTCTGTCAGGAACACGACGACGAAGAGCTGTGGAACGATCTAGTTAATTACTCGCTTGACAAACCTG CGGCAATTACATTCCTCCTACAAAAGATCGGCACCTACGTCGATCCACGGCTCATGGTACAGAGGATAGAACCCACCTTGGAAATTCCGGGGTTGAAGAAAGCGTTGGTCAAGATGATGTGCGACTACAATCTGCAAGTGTCCGTGCAGGAGGGTTGCAAGAAGATACTGTCCAATGATTATTTCAATCTGCACGAACGACTCGTTCGTTGTCACGAGAAAGGCATATTTGTCGATG ATGATCAGATGTGCGGGGCTTGTCATAGAAAGATAATT AGCCACGGAACATga
- the LOC105282729 gene encoding DET1- and DDB1-associated protein 1: MSVAEFLKDLPSHNENNFANFHTDNGNRTCVKRPSVYLPTKDYPSEQVIVTEKTTILLRYLHQQWDKKVAERKRDFLSANGDSQEDASMVRSKRPRLDLNNSL; encoded by the exons ATG TCTGTTGctgaatttttaaaagatttgcCATCACACAACGAGAATAATTTTGCGAACTTTCATACTGATAATGGAAACCGGACGTGTGTTAAGAGACCGTCGGTGTATCTTCCTACTAAGGACTATCCTTCAGAACAAG TTATAGTTACCGAAAAAACTACCATCTTATTGAGGTATCTTCATCAACAATGGGATAAGAAg GTCgccgagaggaaaagagatttCTTGTCCGCTAATGGTGATTCTCAGGAGGATGCGTCTATGGTGCGCAGTAAAAGGCCACGTCTCGATCTAAACAACAGTCTCTAA
- the LOC105282718 gene encoding eukaryotic translation initiation factor 3 subunit F, with product MALNLTVKVHPVVLFQVVDAYERRKLESVRVIGTLLGTVEKGVVEITNCFCVPHKESESQVEADLTYGMDLYDLNHRVNAQENIVGWWATGNEVTTHSSVIHEYYVRECNNPVHLTVDTTLLNTTRMAIKAYVCVPLGVPNGKKGSMFTSIKVQVKCYEPEVVGLQSCSKPQLQSHTQTGAKPTGAVEPMMDLAQVSAACSKLSVMLDQVLAYVDDVLAGKQLPDNQVGRALLDMVHSVPKMTSDQFDKMFNSNVKDLLMVVALSQLIKTQLQLNEKLTLLTTL from the exons ATGGCGCTTAACCTCACCGTGAAAGTGCATCCTGTAGTTTTGTTCCAAGTCGTGGACGCTTACGAACGCAGGAAACTGGAGTCAGTGCGCGTCATTGGGACTTTATTAG GCACAGTGGAGAAAGGAGTGGTCGAGATAACCAATTGTTTTTGCGTACCGCACAAGGAATCCGAGAGCCAAGTAGAAGCTGACCTCACTTATGGAATGGACCTGTACGATTTGAATCACAGAGTTAACGCGCAAGAGAATATCGTCGGTTGGTGGGCTACTGGCAATGAA GTCACCACACATTCGTCTGTCATCCACGAGTATTACGTGCGAGAGTGTAATAATCCGGTACACTTGACTGTGGACACTACATTATTGAATACCACGAGAATGGCAATTAAAGCTTACGTGTGCGTTCCATTAGGAGTACCTAACGGCAAGAAAGGGTCCATGTTCACGTCAATCAAAGTTCAG GTTAAATGTTACGAGCCAGAGGTTGTGGGATTGCAGTCATGTTCTAAACCTCAATTGCAGTCTCACACGCAGACTGGCGCGAAACCTACCGGAGCAGTGGAACCTATGATGGATCTTGCACAGGTTTCAGCAGCTTGCTCGAAACTTTCAGTAATGCTGGATCAAGTACTCGCATACGTTGATGATGTTCTAGCAGGAAAACAATTGCCAGATAATCAa GTTGGCAGAGCCCTCTTGGACATGGTGCATTCTGTGCCAAAAATGACGAGCGATCAATTTGACAAGATGTTTAACAGTAATGTTAAAGATTTACTGATGGTCGTTGCTCTATCGCAATTGATAAAAACACAGTTGCAACTTAATGAGAAACTTACGTTACTTACAACTCTCTGA
- the LOC113561858 gene encoding uncharacterized protein LOC113561858, with translation MEETAANTSSQDKIKDDQLNRKDSNPTLHNNEISSVQQETQFTCSLYISSAGSPQDQSHRSQVYIHVILSFGHLLDCELLRSHLEAAVAASKPLSAWRVSETPCGLIAAFVRENDAEKLLQRGNLAQVFGRPIQVARFSARDSRYRQAVLLRDVPWAIPLQDINSALTKQGIVAGNVERLRQFVRVEVKTVDYFPFIRLIIMQVE, from the exons ATGGAGGAGACCGCGGCGAATACTTCCTCACAAGACAAAATCAAAGATGACCAACTAAATCGAAAAGACTCGAACCCGACGTTGCATAATAATGAAATCTCCAGTGTGCAGCAGGAGACGCAATTTACATGTTCTTTATACATTTCGTCTGCTGGCAGCCCTCAAGATCAAAGCCATAGATCCCAAG tttatattcacgTTATTTTATCGTTCGGTCATTTATTAGATTGCGAGTTACTGCGATCTCATCTTGAGGCAGCTGTTGCTGCTTCCAAACCGCTGTCGGCGTGGCGAGTCTCTGAAACCCCATGCGGTCTGATAGCTGCCTTCGTCCGGGAGAACGACGCTGAGAAATTGTTGCAACGTGGCAATCTAGCCCAAGTGTTCGGTAGACCTATACAA gTGGCACGATTCTCGGCGAGAGACTCTCGATATCGCCAAGCAGTTCTTCTGAGAGATGTGCCATGGGCCATACCGTTGCAGGATATAAATTCTGCGCTGACAAAACAAGGAATTGTTGCTGGAAATGTCGAACGTTTACGGCAATTTGTTCGAGTAGAGGTGAAAACCGTtgattattttccttttattcgCTTAATTATTATGCAGGTTGAATGA
- the LOC105282685 gene encoding uncharacterized protein LOC105282685, producing the protein MVIVRKRIDISNKKMHSACVTFFLVVSTCNLSAQQPTFFKSTQFKGLNGYTPTASLTKDEIRVAYYHEQTVAVVDLGPNNELHDCNIIEVYELSEASEVLRNLSMTLRPQVVSFQEITRLMQQCELLNDFQVEATTTLSTNALSRGSRIAASSITLLSGILPGTKWCGTGDIAENYHDLGDLPHIDRCCRTHDLCPIKIRAQQTRYNLTNYSLYTKSHCTCDMTLYQCLKAANHPTANLMGQIYFNIVKVPCIEDMRGNRYSSSELSRKFVPVKRVY; encoded by the exons ATGGTGATCGTGAGGAAAAGGATCGACATTTCGAACAAAAAGATGCATTCAGCGTGCGTAACATTTTTTCTAGTTGTATCGACATGCAATTTAAGTGCGCAACAACCAACATTCTTCAAGAGCACTCAGTTTAAAGGACTCAACGGTTACACACCGACCGCTTCGCTCACGAAAGACGAGATAAGAGTCGCCTACTATCACGAGCAGACAGTGGCAGTGGTTGATCTTGGCCCGAATAATGAACTACACGATTGCAATATAATCGAAGTGTA CGAGCTATCAGAGGCCAGTGAGGTTCTACGAAACCTATCTATGACCTTACGTCCGCAAGTGGTGTCCTTTCAAGAGATAACGAGGCTTATGCAGCAATGCGAATTGTTGAACGATTTTCAAGTGGAAGCTACGACCACCTTGTCCACAAACGCATTGAGCAGGGGGTCTAGAATAGCCGCGAGTTCGATAACTTTGTTGTCGGGTATCCTGCCAG GCACGAAATGGTGTGGCACGGGCGACATAGCTGAAAATTATCACGATTTGGGCGATCTACCTCATATCGACAG ATGCTGCCGTACGCACGACCTTTGTCCTATTAAAATCCGAGCTCAACAGACTCGCTACAATCTCACTAATTACTCGTTGTATACCAA GTCACATTGTACTTGCGATATGACGCTTTATCAGTGCTTAAAAGCTGCCAATCATCCGACGGCGAATCTGATGGGACAAATATACTTCAATATCGTTAAGGTGCCGTGCATAGAAGACATGAGAGGTAATCGGTATTCTTCCTCAGAACTGTCAAGAAAATTCGTACCTGTAAAGAGAGTATATTGA